One stretch of Centroberyx gerrardi isolate f3 chromosome 13, fCenGer3.hap1.cur.20231027, whole genome shotgun sequence DNA includes these proteins:
- the LOC139915233 gene encoding uncharacterized protein LOC139915233 isoform X1 translates to MGGKQSRTFSKEELNEVSVSQGRRSTGRDDHPSLSSAAERIRRHTTVHFGYSTLSLAMRGLDEPPTELWELRELDKLNLSMNCLCSLPPALGALDNLVVLNLWGNNLSSLPPEIGLLKKLRVLFAYRNRLSEVPEELGSCTRLEVLSLANNQITGLPGSLAAMRNLTKLNLSYNRMPHIPTCIYSMKGLVFLHLACNRLETIADQIQDLVNLKILIVEGNSIHTLPKTLCFLESLELLNVDFNDLQSVPVEMYLLSKLRKLACHPLDKGLHIVHNPLLKPIQEVLQGGLSALYNYLRPS, encoded by the coding sequence GGAGGAGGAGTACCGGGAGAGACGACCACCCCAGCCTGTCCTCGGCCGCCGAGAGGATCCGCAGACACACCACCGTGCACTTTGGCTACAGCACCCTCAGCCTGGCCATGCGGGGGCTGGACGAGCCCCCCACCGAGCTGTGGGAGCTCAGAGAGCTGGATAAGCTAAACTTGTCCATGAACTGCCTGTGTTCTCTGCCCCCTGCCCTGGGAGCTCTAGACAATCTGGTAGTCCTCAACCTGTGGGGCAACAACCTGTCCAGCCTCCCTCCTGAGATCGGCCTCCTGAAGAAACTGCGCGTGCTCTTCGCCTACCGCAACCGTCTGAGCGAGGTCCCCGAGGAGCTGGGCTCCTGCACCCGCCTGGAGGTGCTCAGCCTGGCCAACAACCAGATCACAGGCCTCCCCGGCAGCTTGGCGGCCATGCGCAATCTGACCAAGCTCAACCTTAGCTACAACCGCATGCCGCACATCCCCACCTGCATCTACAGCATGAAGGGCCTGGTTTTCCTACACCTGGCCTGCAACCGACTGGAGACCATCGCGGACCAGATCCAGGACCTGGTCAACCTGAAGATCCTCATCGTGGAGGGAAACAGTATCCACACATTGCCTAAGACCCTGTGCTTCCTGGAGTCTCTGGAACTCCTTAATGTTGACTTCAATGACCTGCAGAGCGTGCCGGTGGAGATGTACCTGCTGAGCAAGCTGAGGAAGTTGGCCTGCCACCCACTGGATAAGGGACTCCATATCGTTCATAACCCCCTCCTTAAGCCCATTCAGGAGGTGCTGCAAGGAGGTCTCAGTGCCCTCTATAACTACCTCAGACCCTCGTGA
- the LOC139915233 gene encoding uncharacterized protein LOC139915233 isoform X2: MGGKQSRTFSKEERSTGRDDHPSLSSAAERIRRHTTVHFGYSTLSLAMRGLDEPPTELWELRELDKLNLSMNCLCSLPPALGALDNLVVLNLWGNNLSSLPPEIGLLKKLRVLFAYRNRLSEVPEELGSCTRLEVLSLANNQITGLPGSLAAMRNLTKLNLSYNRMPHIPTCIYSMKGLVFLHLACNRLETIADQIQDLVNLKILIVEGNSIHTLPKTLCFLESLELLNVDFNDLQSVPVEMYLLSKLRKLACHPLDKGLHIVHNPLLKPIQEVLQGGLSALYNYLRPS, translated from the coding sequence GAGGAGTACCGGGAGAGACGACCACCCCAGCCTGTCCTCGGCCGCCGAGAGGATCCGCAGACACACCACCGTGCACTTTGGCTACAGCACCCTCAGCCTGGCCATGCGGGGGCTGGACGAGCCCCCCACCGAGCTGTGGGAGCTCAGAGAGCTGGATAAGCTAAACTTGTCCATGAACTGCCTGTGTTCTCTGCCCCCTGCCCTGGGAGCTCTAGACAATCTGGTAGTCCTCAACCTGTGGGGCAACAACCTGTCCAGCCTCCCTCCTGAGATCGGCCTCCTGAAGAAACTGCGCGTGCTCTTCGCCTACCGCAACCGTCTGAGCGAGGTCCCCGAGGAGCTGGGCTCCTGCACCCGCCTGGAGGTGCTCAGCCTGGCCAACAACCAGATCACAGGCCTCCCCGGCAGCTTGGCGGCCATGCGCAATCTGACCAAGCTCAACCTTAGCTACAACCGCATGCCGCACATCCCCACCTGCATCTACAGCATGAAGGGCCTGGTTTTCCTACACCTGGCCTGCAACCGACTGGAGACCATCGCGGACCAGATCCAGGACCTGGTCAACCTGAAGATCCTCATCGTGGAGGGAAACAGTATCCACACATTGCCTAAGACCCTGTGCTTCCTGGAGTCTCTGGAACTCCTTAATGTTGACTTCAATGACCTGCAGAGCGTGCCGGTGGAGATGTACCTGCTGAGCAAGCTGAGGAAGTTGGCCTGCCACCCACTGGATAAGGGACTCCATATCGTTCATAACCCCCTCCTTAAGCCCATTCAGGAGGTGCTGCAAGGAGGTCTCAGTGCCCTCTATAACTACCTCAGACCCTCGTGA